The window TGCTGTGAGGCTGGGACTATACTGGTAACATCCACCAGGTCACCACCAACCCGCTCTGCTATATACTTGAGATGTGACGTGCTGGTAACTACTTTCAATGTATCGGTGCCTTGTGTTGTGGGTGTGCAGCCGGACAGTATCGGAGTAAGAATTGTGCCGGCGACAACTACAGCGAAAACCAGAATGCGCATATTTTTCATCATTAACCTACCCCCTGTACTCGTTATAAACAGGTGTGCTGCCAGAAAAGGCAGATAATTGTCTGGTCCCGAACGGCAGCCTTACTTCACTTCTCAAGCAGGTTGCCGTTCCTCAAGAAGAATGCTGTGAGTCAGGAAGTCGACCTCGCGGACCCTGGCCTCGACCTCTTTTAGCTCCCCGAACAGAGTCTTCAGCCGGAGTATGTCCCCGGTAA is drawn from Dehalococcoidales bacterium and contains these coding sequences:
- a CDS encoding CooT family nickel-binding protein, encoding MCLSKAYLEKDGERQLVAEDVTAIELTGDILRLKTLFGELKEVEARVREVDFLTHSILLEERQPA